A genomic window from Quercus lobata isolate SW786 chromosome 10, ValleyOak3.0 Primary Assembly, whole genome shotgun sequence includes:
- the LOC115963107 gene encoding auxin-responsive protein SAUR71-like, which yields MEIIKVKCRNPLIFKAWKRCLSLVAGNKKCCSSSSTTFSSLTKRKKNRQVAPEGCFTVYVGPQKQRFVIKTKLVNHPLFAMLLEDAELEYGYNSEGPLVLPCDVDLFYKVLAEMDSSEDFSPGCGFAKGYSLILPSPARRSNIVSINKDHDAYSLLSPSNSMIKMNQP from the coding sequence ATGGAAATTATAAAAGTTAAGTGCAGGAACCCCTTGATTTTCAAGGCATGGAAACGATGTCTATCACTAGTAGCTGGCAACAAAAAATGTTGTTCATCTTCATCTACCACTTTCAGTTCATTGACAAAGCGCAAAAAGAATCGTCAAGTAGCTCCGGAAGGTTGTTTCACAGTCTATGTTGGACCTCAAAAACAACGATTTGTGATCAAGACCAAGCTTGTTAATCATCCTTTGTTCGCGATGCTGCTAGAGGATGCTGAATTGGAATATGGGTACAATAGTGAAGGCCCTCTTGTGCTCCCTTGCGATGTTGATTTGTTTTACAAAGTGTTGGCAGAGATGGACAGCAGCGAGGATTTTAGTCCTGGTTGCGGCTTTGCTAAAGGTTATTCCTTAATTCTGCCTAGTCCAGCTCGTCGATCCAACATTGTTAGCATTAACAAGGATCATGATGCCTATAGTCTTCTTAGTCCATCAAATTCGATGATTAAGATGAATCAACCATGA